From Saccharomyces kudriavzevii IFO 1802 strain IFO1802 genome assembly, chromosome: 13, a single genomic window includes:
- the MRPL33 gene encoding mitochondrial 54S ribosomal protein uL30m (similar to Saccharomyces cerevisiae MRPL33 (YMR286W); ancestral locus Anc_8.851): protein MVFYKITLNRSLIGMPHTTKSIVKSLGLGKRGSIAYKRVNPAIAGSLAKVKELIMIEVTEHELTSTQQRELRKSNPGFVVEKRATLWSNQK from the coding sequence ATGGTGTTTTACAAAATCACATTAAACAGATCTCTCATCGGTATGCCACACACAACAAAGAGCATTGTCAAAAGTCTGGGGTTGGGTAAGAGAGGTTCCATAGCATATAAAAGAGTGAATCCGGCTATAGCCGGCTCCCTAGCCAAAGTGAAAGAATTGATCATGATAGAAGTCACAGAGCATGAATTAACATCAACTCAACAGCGAGAGTTAAGAAAGTCAAATCCTGGGTTTGTAGTGGAGAAAAGAGCCACTCTTTGGAGCAATCAGAAGTGA
- the DSS1 gene encoding exoribonuclease II (similar to Saccharomyces cerevisiae DSS1 (YMR287C); ancestral locus Anc_8.853), producing the protein MIPRGNTHALLIARSFHSYKPCFRVTIRGKRQRSKTKQQGKAQEDYTQLLDNGKVSEVTVNSSIKSAKDIESINKDFLHRTKGLEPNIELKQLSQIKEEFQQRYRDRYIKPSETWYTNSWRSLAKPKISSHNLINSNIQLDAQLKFSNPLEFQPVQLMERPLNVGDLVLLRVRPNELAMCVSLPSSTMDPRYTFVAIDGSMCFATKNRILLRIPHRLPVGVNSLIQPEERYGHLPIGTIKNFSNQTNILPIAARQIITSRYPAQISKLAWRDLPFTTKKLQLLHRSLQDYRGPWQIPFFTLVGLVQRLDLNEALDDKYGATYLANLLGTHQTADNVPISSATFVSTYWAIMQQQESNFWGEIHLNTALLSPISVTVIPLKSRHLYYEQVVGKLEADDYNEINRFVKLVNERKYRDISTLYPSVIQMLKDFAAGNFHNNGIIVTLVSKIFRKIERYKDCDITRDICQDLINEILPNSMSNPLLLNMDLALPASSKLVRSQQKLYDLTNIEDLQRKNSDNSSERYDFGDLKVFCIDSETAHEIDDGVSIENHGTDGLYTLHIHIADPTSMFPESTNYDSEGIITDILNVALERSFTTYLPDVVVPMLPKSICNLSDLGKQGQKTKTISFSVDVKVMSKGDGESLEIMFDSFKIRKGIVSNFPKVTYDDVDRILNTPNDEASPVKKDLESLSMVSNLLRDRRIKNNNAVIFGEGFNKGLVTLNANEEGELTEISFSDQVETLSTVLVSEMMILANTLTGKYFADNKICGVFRCYKQLPLDIIAQEQYDSMITSTKKGLFPQLKDIVKLSSLLNSSFYTGRPFRHEMIGAKQYLTVTSPLRRFPDLINHLQIHRHLQKKPLCFSQVQIDRLIWPIQSRADILKRAGRNSSTYWTLNYLKKLKKLDPEKTYDVMITAVPQNGFVSCVFPDLSFARGTLKLHPSAKHYPMIGDIVKNCKILRIDCLEGMLELETL; encoded by the coding sequence ATGATACCTAGGGGTAATACACATGCTCTTCTTATTGCAAGGAGCTTTCATTCATACAAACCTTGCTTCAGAGTGACCATCAGAGGTAAACGACAGCGAAGTAAGACTAAGCAGCAAGGAAAAGCTCAAGAAGATTACACACAACTACTAGACAATGGCAAAGTTAGCGAAGTCACGGTGAACAGTTCAATCAAATCTGCGAAGGACATAGAATCGATaaacaaagattttttaCACCGAACAAAGGGATTAGAGCCTAATATTGAACTGAAACAACTCTCTCAGATTAAAGAGGAATTTCAGCAACGTTATAGAGATAGATACATTAAACCTTCAGAAACCTGGTACACAAATTCCTGGCGGTCTTTAGCAAAACCGAAAATTTCCTCCCACAACttgataaattcaaatatacAATTAGACGCacaattgaaattttcgaaTCCATTGGAGTTCCAGCCCGTTCAGCTCATGGAAAGACCCTTGAATGTTGGTGATCTGGTTCTTCTGAGAGTCAGACCAAATGAATTGGCTATGTGTGTGAGTCTTCCAAGTAGCACTATGGATCCGCGGTACACCTTTGTCGCTATTGATGGGTCCATGTGTTTTGCGACCAAGAACCGAATATTATTAAGAATTCCTCACAGATTACCTGTCGGAGTTAATTCTCTCATACAGCCTGAGGAACGCTATGGGCATTTACCGATTGGGACGATAAAGAACTTTTCCAATCaaacaaatattttgccGATTGCGGCAAGGCAGATAATAACTAGTAGGTATCCTGCACAGATTTCTAAATTAGCGTGGAGAGATTTACCGTTTACTACGAAAAAATTGCAGTTACTTCATAGATCACTACAAGACTATAGGGGCCCATGGCAAATTCCCTTTTTCACCCTAGTTGGATTAGTCCAAAGATTGGACTTAAATGAAGCCTTGGATGATAAATATGGAGCAACATATTTGGCTAATCTGTTGGGCACTCATCAAACTGCTGATAATGTACCCATAAGTTCAGCTACATTTGTTTCTACATACTGGGCCATTATGCAACAACAGGAATCTAATTTTTGGGGGGAAATACATCTGAATACAGCATTACTTTCCCCTATTTCAGTAACGGTTATTCCATTGAAATCTCGACATTTATATTACGAACAGGTAGTAGGGAAACTGGAAGCTGACGATTACAATGAAATCAATCGGTTCGTAAAGCTAGTGAACGAAAGGAAATATCGAGACATCTCAACCTTATACCCTTCTGTGATACAAATGTTAAAGGATTTTGCAGCCGGGAACTTTCATAATAACGGAATTATAGTCACTTTGGTCTCCAAGATATTCAGAAAGATAGAACGCTACAAGGATTGTGATATAACAAGAGACATATGTCAAGATCTAATCAATGAGATCTTACCCAATTCAATGTCTAATCCACTGTTACTGAATATGGATTTGGCGTTACCTGCTTCTTCGAAATTGGTGAGATCACAGCAAAAACTGTATGACCTGACTAATATAGAAGATttgcaaaggaaaaattccGATAATAGTAGTGAGAGGTACGATTTCGGTGATCTTAAAGTTTTCTGCATTGATTCCGAAACTGCGCATGAAATAGATGATGGTGTTTCCATAGAGAATCATGGCACTGATGGATTGTACACTTTACATATTCATATTGCGGATCCAACGTCAATGTTCCCGGAAAGCACTAATTATGATTCAGAGGGTATTATTACTGATATTCTAAACGTTGCCCTGGAAAGATCATTTACCACATATCTACCAGATGTAGTCGTTCCCATGTTGCCTAAATCTATTTGCAACTTATCTGATTTGGGGAAGCAAGggcaaaaaacaaaaactatATCTTTTTCTGTCGACGTTAAAGTTATGTCCAAAGGCGACGGGGAATCTCTCGAGATAATGTTCGACAGTTTTAAAATTCGGAAAGGTATTGTGTCGAACTTTCCTAAAGTTACTTATGACGATGTCGATAGGATTCTTAATACACCTAATGATGAAGCGTCACCTGTCAAAAAGGATTTGGAAAGTTTGTCCATGGTTTCTAACCTATTGAGAGATCGACGTATAAAGAACAATAATGCCGTTATCTTTGGCGAAGGGTTTAACAAAGGCCTCGTAACGCTAAACGCTAATGAAGAGGGTGAACTGACGGAGATATCGTTTTCAGATCAAGTGGAAACCCTATCCACCGTGTTGGTTTCAGAAATGATGATCTTGGCTAATACTTTAACGGGTAAATATTTCGCAGACAACAAAATCTGTGGCGTATTTAGATGTTATAAGCAGCTACCGCTGGATATAATAGCACAAGAGCAATATGATTCTATGATAACAAGTACAAAAAAGGGACTCTTCCCTCAACTGAAAGATATTGTTAAGCTTTCGTCGCTGCTGAACTCGAGTTTTTATACCGGAAGGCCTTTTAGACATGAAATGATTGGAGCTAAACAATACTTAACTGTAACGTCGCCCCTTCGTCGCTTTCCAGATCTCATAAATCATCTACAAATCCATCGtcatttgcaaaaaaagcCGTTATGTTTCAGTCAAGTTCAAATAGATCGTTTAATCTGGCCAATTCAATCTCGAGcagatattttgaaaagggcCGGTAGAAATTCATCGACATATTGGACATTAAAttatttaaagaaattgaagaagttaGACCCAGAAAAGACCTACGATGTAATGATAACAGCGGTGCCGCAGAATGGGTTTGTTAGTTGTGTTTTCCCGGATTTATCGTTTGCTAGGGGAACATTAAAACTGCATCCAAGCGCAAAGCATTATCCGATGATTGGGGATATCGTGAAAAATTGTAAAATCTTAAGGATTGATTGCCTAGAAGGGATGTTGGAACTGGAAACGCTATGA
- the HSH155 gene encoding U2 snRNP complex subunit HSH155 (similar to Saccharomyces cerevisiae HSH155 (YMR288W); ancestral locus Anc_5.46), translated as MSHPVQFLKADSNDESHRLSGQYSIPQDLRENLQEEAARIGEKEKDVLQEKMIAKTVQNGEDSYHKRRFDMRIEPDSGTRMITSNEDIQNAVVPRKRKSRWDVKGYEPPEESQRTVRERAENALVDVEGIYDLMFVKPSDHKYFAAIMSKKPINELSKDEKNERAFLTLLLKIKNGNTASRRTSMRLLTDKAVKFGPEMIFDRLLPILLDRTLEDQERHLMIKTIDRVLYKLGELTRPYAHKILVVTAPLLIDEDPIVRSTGQEIITNLSTVTGLATMLTVMRPDIENEDEYIRNITARATAVVAKALGVKQLLPFINAACHSRKSWKARHTGIKIVQQIGIILGIGVLNHLTGLISCIKDNLIDDHVPVRIVTANTLSTLAENAYPYGIEVFNAILEPLWKGIRSHRGKVLSSFLKAVGSMIPLMDQEYAGYYTTEAMRIIRREFDTPDDDMKKTILIVLQKCSGIESISPTFLREEIAPEFFQKFWVRRVALDRPLNKVVTYTTVVLAEKLGCSYTIDKLLKPLRDEAEPFRTMAVHAVTKVVNMLGTADLSERLETRLIDALLIAFQEQTNNDTIIFKGFGAVTLSLDIRIKPFLAPIVSTILNHLKHKASLVRQNAADLCAILIPVIKNCHEFEMLNKLNIILYESLGEVYPEVLGSIINAMRCILVALDLDKLQPPVNQILPTLTPILRNKHRKVEVNTIKFIGLIAKIAPTRAPPKEWMRICFELLELLKSTNKEIRRSANTTFGFIAEAIGPQDVLVALLNNLKVQERQLRVCTAVAIGIVAKVCGPYNVLPVIMNEYTTPETNVQNGVLKAMSFMFEYIGNMSKDYIYFITPLLEDALTDRDLVHRQTASNAISHLALNCSGTGHEDAFIHLLNILIPNIFETSPHAILRILEGLEALSQAVGPGIFMNYVWAGLFHPAKNVRKAFWRVYNNLYVMYQDSMVPFYPVTPDNNERYVEELDLIL; from the coding sequence ATGAGTCACCCTGTgcagtttttgaaagctgatagtaatgatgagAGCCATCGGTTGAGTGGGCAATACTCGATCCCTCAAGATTTGAGAGAAAACCTACAAGAAGAAGCTGCACGTATCGGTGAGAAGGAGAAGGATGTgctgcaagaaaaaatgatagcCAAGACAGTGCAGAATGGAGAAGACTCGTACCACAAAAGGAGGTTTGATATGAGGATTGAACCTGATTCAGGCACGAGGATGATTACATCTAACGAAGACATTCAGAACGCTGTGGTgccaaggaaaagaaaatcaaggtGGGATGTAAAAGGGTATGAGCCGCCTGAAGAGTCTCAAAGAACAGTCAGAGAAAGGGCTGAAAATGCTTTGGTTGATGTAGAGGGAATTTACGATTTGATGTTTGTTAAACCGTCTGACCATAAATATTTCGCTGCTATTATGTCCAAGAAGCCTATAAATGAGCTGAGCaaggatgaaaagaatgagAGAGCATTCTTGACCCTACTTctgaaaatcaagaatgGAAACACGGCGAGCAGGAGGACGTCAATGCGACTTTTGACCGATAAAGCAGTTAAATTTGGCCCGGAAATGATATTTGATCGATTATTACCCATATTGTTGGATAGAACCTTGGAAGATCAAGAAAGACATCTGATGATCAAAACCATAGATCGCGTTCTTTACAAATTGGGAGAACTAACGAGGCCATACGCGCATAAAATACTGGTAGTGACGGCTCCATTGCTCATTGACGAAGATCCAATAGTTCGTTCAACCGGTCAAGAAATAATTACAAATTTGTCAACGGTGACTGGTCTAGCGACAATGCTAACAGTTATGAGACCTGACattgaaaatgaggatGAATATATTAGAAACATAACTGCAAGAGCAACGGCAGTGGTAGCAAAAGCTCTTGGCGTTAAGCAATTACTCCCTTTCATCAACGCAGCGTGCCATTCGCGGAAATCGTGGAAAGCAAGGCATACGGGTATAAAGATTGTACAGCAAATAGGAATAATCTTGGGAATAGGTGTGCTAAATCACCTTACCGGCCTTATAAGCTGTATTAAGGACAATCTAATTGATGACCACGTTCCGGTACGGATTGTTACAGCAAACACCTTGTCTACACTGGCCGAAAATGCATATCCGTACGGTATCGAAGTCTTCAACGCTATATTGGAACCTCTATGGAAAGGCATAAGGAGCCATCGTGGTAAGgtattatcttcttttctaaaAGCCGTTGGATCTATGATCCCACTGATGGACCAAGAATATGCCGGCTACTATACTACGGAGGCAATGAGGATAATTAGACGCGAATTCGACACTCCCGATGACGACATGAAAAAGACTATCCTTATTGTGTTACAAAAATGTAGTGGAATTGAATCCATAAGTCCAACCTTTTTGAGAGAGGAAATTGCACCagaattctttcaaaaattttgggtTAGGCGTGTGGCATTGGACAGGCCGTTGAACAAGGTCGTTACATATACTACGGTGGTATTAGCAGAGAAGCTAGGTTGTTCGTATACCATTGATAAATTATTAAAACCTTTGAGAGATGAAGCTGAACCGTTCAGAACAATGGCAGTCCATGCGGTAACTAAAGTAGTGAATATGCTGGGGACTGCAGATTTGAGTGAAAGATTAGAAACAAGACTTATCGATGCACTCCTGATAGCATTCCaagaacaaacaaacaatgaTACTATAATTTTTAAAGGGTTTGGGGCAGTTACGTTGTCGCTTGACATCCGGATAAAGCCATTTTTAGCACCCATAGTCAGTACAATTTTGAATCACCTGAAACACAAGGCCTCATTAGTACGTCAAAATGCGGCAGATCTGTGTGCCATATTGATACCTGTAATCAAGAATTGCCACGAATTCGAAATGTTGAATAAATTGAACATTATATTGTATGAGTCCTTAGGCGAAGTATACCCAGAGGTATTAGGCTCCATAATCAATGCAATGCGCTGTATTTTGGTTGCTCTAGATTTGGATAAACTGCAACCCCCAGTTAACCAAATTCTGCCAACTCTAACTCCAATCTTGAGAAATAAGCATAGGAAAGTCGAGGTGAACACTATCAAATTTATTGGACTTATCGCGAAAATAGCGCCCACCCGTGCTCCCCCCAAAGAATGGATGAGAATCTGTTTTGAGCTATTGGAACTATTAAAAAGTACGAATAAGGAAATAAGAAGGTCAGCGAATACCACATTTGGATTTATTGCAGAAGCAATTGGGCCTCAAGATGTTCTTGTTGCTTTATTAAACAATTTAAAGGTTCAAGAACGTCAGTTACGTGTATGCACAGCTGTTGCTATTGGAATTGTAGCTAAAGTATGTGGTCCTTATAACGTTCTGCCAGTAATTATGAATGAATACACAACACCAGAGACTAATGTTCAAAATGGTGTTCTTAAAGCCATGTCATTCATGTTCGAGTATATTGGCAACATGTCGAAGGATTACATATACTTCATTACACCTTTATTGGAAGATGCGCTCACTGATAGGGATTTAGTCCATCGTCAGACCGCATCAAATGCCATAAGCCATTTAGCTTTGAATTGTTCGGGTACTGGTCATGAGGATGCCTTCATTCATTTGTTAAATATTCTAATCcccaatatttttgaaacttcaCCACATGCTATTTTGCGTATTTTAGAAGGTTTGGAAGCACTGAGTCAAGCGGTTGGCCCTGGCATTTTCATGAACTACGTATGGGCGGGATTATTTCATCCAGCTAAAAATGTCAGGAAGGCATTCTGGAGAGTATATAACAACTTATACGTAATGTATCAGGACTCGATGGTGCCTTTTTATCCTGTAACTCCAGATAACAATGAACGGTATGTAGAAGAGTTAGATTTGATTTTGTGA
- the ABZ2 gene encoding aminodeoxychorismate lyase ABZ2 (similar to Saccharomyces cerevisiae ABZ2 (YMR289W); ancestral locus Anc_5.44) has protein sequence MIAPKTDLENQDEENAIANSNFEVLATFRYDPGFTRCISSKDKKFEYVDPRLGLRDEEIRQQITNGDYSCYLRVERASSSAKLLKDIRLPDAWKQRCKTIQCHHKESIYSLIYERFFLLDEQYQRIRLALSYFKIDFNTSLSDLFRLLVENLVKCKEGTAEYDEKIQNLISEKQCYKMRVLISKTGSIRMEAVPLPTAPILEPTKDCDVSTYFINTMLNGFLSRCSINWDVVVSSEPINGSAFTSFKTTSRDHYTRARARMQTAVNKVRGVKPTCPVSQCEILLPNKSGQLMEGSITNVAVIQRDSSGTEKYVTPRLTSGCLCGTMRHYLLRLGFIEEGDIKIESLSIGDKVLLFNGVVGCIRGTIKTKY, from the coding sequence ATGATTGCTCCAAAGACCGATCTGGAAAatcaggatgaagaaaatgcgaTTGctaattcaaattttgaggTCTTGGCTACTTTCAGATACGATCCTGGTTTTACGCGTTGCATATCCtcaaaagataaaaaatttgagtACGTAGACCCCAGGTTAGGTTTAagagatgaagaaatcagGCAGCAGATCACCAACGGGGATTACTCATGTTATCTACGAGTTGAAAGAGCCAGTTCCAGCGCTAAACTTCTGAAAGATATCCGACTTCCTGATGCTTGGAAACAGCGTTGCAAAACTATTCAATGCCATCACAAGGAAAGTATTTATTCGCTTATTTACGaaaggttttttttattagaTGAACAATATCAAAGAATAAGGTTAGCATTATCATATTTCAAGATTGATTTCAACACATCCCTAAGTGATTTATTCAGGTTGTTAGTTGAAAATTTAGTTAAGTGTAAAGAAGGAACTGCAGAgtatgatgaaaaaatacaaaatttGATCAGTGAAAAACAATGTTACAAAATGCGTGTACTTATTTCCAAGACAGGAAGTATACGAATGGAGGCGGTACCGTTACCTACGGCGCCCATTCTTGAACCGACCAAAGATTGTGACGTTTCCACCTATTTTATCAACACGATGTTAAATGGATTTTTGAGTCGTTGCTCAATAAATTGGGACGTTGTCGTTTCCTCTGAACCAATAAATGGGTCCGCTTTCACCAGTTTCAAAACAACGTCAAGAGATCATTACACTAGGGCAAGAGCCCGCATGCAGACCGCCGTGAATAAAGTAAGAGGCGTAAAGCCTACTTGTCCTGTCTCTCAGTGTGAAATTTTACTTCCCAACAAATCTGGACAGCTGATGGAAGGTTCAATAACAAACGTAGCTGTAATTCAAAGGGATTCTAGTGGTACAGAAAAATATGTTACACCGAGACTGACAAGTGGATGTCTATGCGGTACAATGCGTCACTATTTGTTGCGCCTCGGTTTTATTGAAGAGGGAGATATAAAGATAGAAAGCCTGTCCATTGGTGACAAAGTCTTGCTTTTCAATGGTGTTGTGGGATGCATAAGGGGAACGATAAAAACTAAATATTAG